DNA from Paraburkholderia sp. BL10I2N1:
TGCGGAGCCACTTGCGTGCCATGAACCAAGGTTCCCGCTGTTAGATCACGAGTTCGACGACCATGAAAGGTGTAAGGGTATCGCTAATGGCCCCTGGAATCAACGTTCGTCAGGCCAATCTGAGGCTCCACTAAGCCGTCCACCTACCACGGGCGGGCGTCCCGGCGGCATTTCGACGATGAATTTATCTTTTGGGGAGCAATGATCTGGGGGTAAATTGACGACAAAAGGGGCCGGAATGCCGCGCCAATCCGAAAACGAAAGGAAATTGCAATATTCCGGGCAGGATTGCCCGAGGAGAGACCTCGGCAGGGCATTCCCAAAGCGGAAACGCCCTGCCGCTTCAAAACACCGCTTAACGCGAGGCGACCACGTCCGCCACCAGCAGCGCGGCCATGTTGACAATCCGGCGCACGGTTGCCGACGCCGTCAGCACGTGCACTGGCTGCGCGGCGCCTAGCAGCATCGGGCCGATCGCAATGTTGTTGCCCGCGGCCGTCTTGAGCAGGTTGTACGAGATGTTCGCTGCATCGATGTTCGGCAGGATCAGCAGGTTCGCATCGCCTTCGAGCGTCGAATCCGGCAGCACTTCGCGGCGCAGATTCGCGTCGAGCGCGACGTCGCCGTGCATTTCGCCGTCCACCTGCAGATCCGGTGCACGCTCCTTCAGGATCGCGAGCACATCGCGCATCTTCTGCGCTGACGGCGCATTGCTGGTGCCGAAGTTCGAATGCGACACAAGCGCGATTTTCGGCTCGATGCCGAAGCGGCGCACTTCTTCAGCCGCCATGACCGTGATCTCGGCAAGCTGTTCCGGCGTCGGGTCGACGTTCACGTGCGTGTCGACGATGAAAATCTGCCGGCCCGGCAGCACCAGCGCGTTCATGGCAGCATAGGTGCAGCAGCCTTCGCGCTTGCCGATCACCTGATCGATGAAGTGCAGATGGCGATGCGTGGTGGAAACCGTGCCGCAGATCATGCCGTCGGCCTCGCCCTTCTTCACCAGCATCGCGCCGATCAGCGTCGTGCGGCGGCGCATTTCGAGCTTGGCCATCTGCTCGCTGATGCCCTTTCGGACCATCATCTTGTAATAGGTCTTCCAGAAGTCGCGATAGCGCTCGTCGTGATCGGTGTTGACGACCGAGTAGTCCTGACCGGCGACGAGGCGCAGGCCATAACGCGTGATGCGCTGCTCGATTACCGCCGGCCGGCCGATCAGGATCGGCGTCGCGAGCTTTTCGTCGACGACGATCTGCACGGCACGCAGCACGCGCTCCTCTTCGCCTTCCGCGAACACGATGCGCTTTTTCTCAGCCTCGACACTGCGCGCGACCTGGAAGATCGGCTTCATCGTCGTGCCGCTGTGGTAGACGAACTGCTGCAGATGCTGCTCGTACGCGTCCATGTCCTCGATCGGACGGGTCGCGACGCCCGAATCCATCGCCGCCTTCGCGACGGCCGGCGCGATCTTCACGATCAGACGCGGATCGAACGGCTTTGGAATCAGGTATTCCGGCCCGAACGACAGATCCTGGATACCGTAGGCCGTCGCGACGATATCGCTCTGCTCCTGACGGGCCAGTTCGGCAATCGCGTTCACCGTGGCGATTTCCATTTCACGCGTGACCGTCGTTGCGCCGGCATCCAGCGCGCCGCGGAAGATGAACGGAAAGCACAGGACGTTATTGACCTGGTTCGGATAATCGGTGCGGCCGGTGCACAGCACCGCGTCCGGGCGCACTTCGAGCGCCAGTTCCGGCAGGATTTCCGGCGTCGGATTGGCAAGCGCGAGGATCAGCGGCTTGTCGGCCATCTTCTTTACCATGTCCTGTTTCAGGACGCCGCCGGCCGACAGGCCAAGGAAAATGTCCGCGCCTTCGATCGCCTCGGCGAGCGTGCGGGCGGACGTTTCGCGCGCAAAGCGCTCCTTGTCCGGATCCATCAGCTCGACGCGGCCCTTGTAGACCACGCCTGCGAGGTCGGTCACGAGGATGTTTTCGAGCGGCAGGCCGAGGTCGACGAGCAGGTCCAGACAGGCGAGCGCGGCGGCGCCCGCGCCGGATGCCACCAGCTTCACCTTCGAGATGTCCTTGCCGACCACCTTCAGCCCGTTCGAGATCGCGGCTGCAACGACAATCGCGGTACCGTGCTGGTCGTCGTGGAACACCGGAATCTTCATGCGCTTGCGGCATTCGCGCTCGACGATGAAGCAGTCGGGCGCCTTGATGTCTTCAAGGTTGATGCCGCCGAAGGTCGGCTCGAGCGCGGCGATCACGTCAACCAGCTTGTGCGGATCGGACTCGTTCAGCTCGATGTCGAACACGTCGATGCCGGCGAACTTCTTGAACAGCACCGCCTTGCCTTCCATCACCGGCTTCGACGCGAGCGGCCCGATGTTGCCGAGGCCCAGCACCGCGGTGCCGTTCGTCACGACGCCGACAAGGTTGCTGCGCGCGGTGAAGCGCGCCGCGTTCAGCGGGTTCTCGACGATCTCCTCGCACGCGAAGGCCACGCCGGGCGAATACGCCAGCGCGAGGTCGCGCTGGTTGATCATCTGTTTGGTTGGCGCAATCGCGATCTTCCCCGGGGTCGGGAACTCATGGTAGTCGAGAGCGGCTTCGCGAAGTTTGGTATTGGCGGGAGTCGACATAAGGCGGGCTTGGAAGTGCAGATTAGAATAGGTGTTCGACGCATTGTAGCGCCAATCCCGAGGCCAATTCCTTCAATAAGGGTACAACTGCCGCGACAGAAACAGCGCAAACGGCAGCGAATCCGCCGAATAGCCAGGTCGTCCGGGCACACTGGCGCCCGTACAATTCGCTTGCCGGCACGCGCTCCTGGGGCTTCCGCGTGCCTCGTGCGCTTTTCCGGCCTGGCGTCGCGGCACGACAATGTCGCTTACCCGCTGGCGCCGGTTACCCTGTACCCATCACCGCTCACTTGCCTTCAGCCGCCCTTCCGCGCAACGGACCCACACCATGCTTTCCGAGTTTTCGCTGATCGACCGCTTCTTTGCGCGCCGCGCACGCATCACGCCACGCGCCGTACTCGGCATCGGCGACGACTGCGCGCTATTTGCGCCGCGCGCCGGCGAGATACTGGCGATATCAACGGACATGCTGGTCGAAGGCCGGCACTTCCTTGCAGATGTCGATCCGCACGCGCTTGGTCACAAGGCTCTCGCGGTCAACCTCTCCGATCTCGCCGCAATGGGTGCAAAACCGCAGGCGTTCACGCTGGCGCTCGCGCTGCCGCAGGCGCGCGAGGAATGGCTCGCCGCGTTCAGCGAAGGTATGTTCGAGATCGCGGAGCGCTTCGACTGCGAACTGGTGGGAGGCGATACGACAGGCGGCCCGCTGAATATCTGCATCACCGTGTTCGGCGAGGTGCCGCCCCAGTTGGCGTTGCGCCGCGACGCCGCAAAGCCAGGCGACGACATCTGGGTTTCCGGCACGCTTGGCGACGCCCGCGCAGGCCTTGGCGTGCTGCGCCAGGAGTGGTCCGTCGATGCCGGCGATGCTGCGACATTCTGTCGCGCGCTCGAGCGGCCCGAGCCGCGTGTCGCGCTTGGCCTCGCGCTTCGCAGCCATGCGCGCGCCGCGCTCGACATCTCCGACGGACTCGCCGGCGACCTGCTGCACATCCTCGAACGCTCACGCGTCAACGCCACCGTCGATGTCGACGCGGTACCGCGCTCCGCCGCCCTGCGCCGCCTGCCGTCGGACCTGCAGCGCCGCTGCACGCTTGCCGGCGGCGACGACTACGAACTGTGCTTCACCGCTCCGGCTGCCGCACGCGTGGCAATCGAAGCGGCGGGCAACAGCGTCGCCGTACCGGTGACGCGCATCGGTACAATAAGCGCTCTCCAGAATGCGGCGGCCGAGCCTGCCATCACCTGGCACGACGCCGCAGGCATGCCACTCACCCTGACATTGCAAGGCTTCGATCACTTCCATGCGAACTGAACCCCCGCTCGGCCCCGCCGGCGACTTCAATCCTGGCCCCGATCCGCAACCGCCGCGACCGCGCCGCGCCACCGCGCGCTTCATGCTGTCGCATCCGCTGCACCTGATCTCGCTCGGCTTTGGGAGCGGCCTGTCGCCAATCGCACCGGGCACCGTCGGCACGCTGTTCGCATGGGCGTCGTTTGCGGTCTTCAATCACTATTTGACCGTGCTCGAGTGGGGCATCCTGATCGCCGTCGGTTTTGTCGCCGGAATCAGCATCACGGGCTTCACGGCAACGAAGCTCGGCATCGACGATCCGTCGCCTGTGGTGTGGGACGAAATCGTCGCGTTCTGGCTCGTGCTCCTGATGGTCACGCCAGTGACGTTCACCGGTCAGCTATGGGCGTTCGTCGTGTTCCGCTTCTTCGACATGGTGAAACCACCGCCGATCCGTTACTTCGACCGCAGACTGAAGGGTGGCTTTGGCATCATGTTCGACGATCTGGTTGCTGCGTTTTTCACGCTGCTCGTGATTGCGCTGTGGCGCATGTCGGTCTAACCGACGTACATCGAAGCAACGCACGTCCTCGCACGCCCACGGACCCCATATGCCTACCGACACCGTTGTCCATCAACTCGCCATCCGCGTCGGCAATCGTTTGCGCGACGAACGCCTGATGCTCACGACCGCCGAGTCCTGCACCGGCGGCATGGTCGCCACGGCCCTGACCGATATTTCCGGCAGCAGCGGCTGGTTCGAACGCGGCTTCGTCACTTACTCGAACGTGGCAAAAAGCGAAATGATCGGCGTCCCTGCCGAACTGATCGAAAAACACGGCGCGGTGAGCGAGCCTGTCGCCCGTGCGATGGCCGAGGGCGCGCTGCGCAATAGCCGCGCTCAGGTGTCGCTGGCTGTCACCGGGGTGGCCGGCCCGGGCGGTGGCACGGAAACGAAGCCAGTCGGCATGGTGTCGTTCAGCTGGAGCAACCGGTTGCACACGACAGTCGACACGGTTGTGTTCAAGGGCGACCGCGAACAGATCCGTGTGCAGGCCGCCGCCCACGCGCTGCGCGGCGTGCTGGCGTTGCTCGACGAACGTGAGCGCTGAAACGTCACGCCCTTGAACCCTCCGACAAACGCATTCCCGATGCCTACGACCGACGCTCAAAAAGACGAACTGATTCGCCGCTTCGATCTGCAGCCACATCCGGAAGGCGGATTCTTTCGCGAAACGTATCGTTCGGAAGCGGCGGTTTGCCGCGAAGGTTCGAAAGGGACGAGGTCCGCGTCGACGGCGATCTACTATCTGCTCGCCGATGGCGCCCACTCGGCCTGGCATCGGATCAGGTCCGACGAGGTCTGGCACTTCTACGCGGGCGAACCGTTGCTGGTTCACGTGCTCGATCACGTCGGAAACCTGACGTCGCACAGGCTCGGCAACGCGCTCACGCATCCCGGCGCGGCATTTCAGGCCGTCGTGCCGGCTGGGCTGTGGTTTGCCGCTGAATGTGCTGATCCGACAGGCTTTGCGCTTGTCGGGTGTACCGTTGCGCCGGGATTCGAATTCAGCGAATTCGAACTGGCCAGCGTGAATGCGCTGGTGGAGGCCTGGCCGGCGCATCGGGAGATCATTACGCGGATGGGTTCTGACGCGGGCTCGCCGAAGTGACGTCCCGCAGCATCACGCCCTCGCACGACGCCGGATCAACGCGTCCGAACCGCAGGCCCTTACCGCACGCCGCAACGTGATGCGGCAACCGGGGCAACCGGTTCGACCTGCGCCGGAACGCTCACCTCAACGATACTGATTGATCCGGTCCCGTGTGTCCCGGGCAGCCTTTGCCGCGGCATCCACAAAGTCGTCGCCCTTGCCGGCA
Protein-coding regions in this window:
- the thiL gene encoding thiamine-phosphate kinase, yielding MLSEFSLIDRFFARRARITPRAVLGIGDDCALFAPRAGEILAISTDMLVEGRHFLADVDPHALGHKALAVNLSDLAAMGAKPQAFTLALALPQAREEWLAAFSEGMFEIAERFDCELVGGDTTGGPLNICITVFGEVPPQLALRRDAAKPGDDIWVSGTLGDARAGLGVLRQEWSVDAGDAATFCRALERPEPRVALGLALRSHARAALDISDGLAGDLLHILERSRVNATVDVDAVPRSAALRRLPSDLQRRCTLAGGDDYELCFTAPAAARVAIEAAGNSVAVPVTRIGTISALQNAAAEPAITWHDAAGMPLTLTLQGFDHFHAN
- a CDS encoding phosphatidylglycerophosphatase A; the protein is MRTEPPLGPAGDFNPGPDPQPPRPRRATARFMLSHPLHLISLGFGSGLSPIAPGTVGTLFAWASFAVFNHYLTVLEWGILIAVGFVAGISITGFTATKLGIDDPSPVVWDEIVAFWLVLLMVTPVTFTGQLWAFVVFRFFDMVKPPPIRYFDRRLKGGFGIMFDDLVAAFFTLLVIALWRMSV
- a CDS encoding NADP-dependent malic enzyme; protein product: MSTPANTKLREAALDYHEFPTPGKIAIAPTKQMINQRDLALAYSPGVAFACEEIVENPLNAARFTARSNLVGVVTNGTAVLGLGNIGPLASKPVMEGKAVLFKKFAGIDVFDIELNESDPHKLVDVIAALEPTFGGINLEDIKAPDCFIVERECRKRMKIPVFHDDQHGTAIVVAAAISNGLKVVGKDISKVKLVASGAGAAALACLDLLVDLGLPLENILVTDLAGVVYKGRVELMDPDKERFARETSARTLAEAIEGADIFLGLSAGGVLKQDMVKKMADKPLILALANPTPEILPELALEVRPDAVLCTGRTDYPNQVNNVLCFPFIFRGALDAGATTVTREMEIATVNAIAELARQEQSDIVATAYGIQDLSFGPEYLIPKPFDPRLIVKIAPAVAKAAMDSGVATRPIEDMDAYEQHLQQFVYHSGTTMKPIFQVARSVEAEKKRIVFAEGEEERVLRAVQIVVDEKLATPILIGRPAVIEQRITRYGLRLVAGQDYSVVNTDHDERYRDFWKTYYKMMVRKGISEQMAKLEMRRRTTLIGAMLVKKGEADGMICGTVSTTHRHLHFIDQVIGKREGCCTYAAMNALVLPGRQIFIVDTHVNVDPTPEQLAEITVMAAEEVRRFGIEPKIALVSHSNFGTSNAPSAQKMRDVLAILKERAPDLQVDGEMHGDVALDANLRREVLPDSTLEGDANLLILPNIDAANISYNLLKTAAGNNIAIGPMLLGAAQPVHVLTASATVRRIVNMAALLVADVVASR
- a CDS encoding cupin domain-containing protein, which produces MPTTDAQKDELIRRFDLQPHPEGGFFRETYRSEAAVCREGSKGTRSASTAIYYLLADGAHSAWHRIRSDEVWHFYAGEPLLVHVLDHVGNLTSHRLGNALTHPGAAFQAVVPAGLWFAAECADPTGFALVGCTVAPGFEFSEFELASVNALVEAWPAHREIITRMGSDAGSPK
- a CDS encoding CinA family protein; the encoded protein is MPTDTVVHQLAIRVGNRLRDERLMLTTAESCTGGMVATALTDISGSSGWFERGFVTYSNVAKSEMIGVPAELIEKHGAVSEPVARAMAEGALRNSRAQVSLAVTGVAGPGGGTETKPVGMVSFSWSNRLHTTVDTVVFKGDREQIRVQAAAHALRGVLALLDERER